In Rhizobium gallicum bv. gallicum R602sp, the following proteins share a genomic window:
- a CDS encoding carbohydrate ABC transporter permease, whose product MPGKTIGNALLLVLTLCIACMWAFPIYWAIVTSIKPEQEVVSKTTFIPDVFNFSAYYFALFNTNLATWYMNSIVTSVTVTIVVIVISVMCAYALSQIVFPGRKLLYGIILASFMVPSQALVVSQFVLMHRLGLINTWGGIILPQLIVPVVVIVYKQFFDSVPKELREAAKLDGCGEFQILFKLYLPLNWGITTALAIITYIMAWNAFLWPFLVTSSEDMMTVTVGITQISDAFGVKYARDMAVAILAAMPVAVAYLLFQKRVTQALMLSSGIKG is encoded by the coding sequence ATGCCCGGCAAGACCATCGGCAACGCGCTTCTTCTCGTCCTGACCCTGTGCATCGCCTGCATGTGGGCATTCCCGATCTATTGGGCGATCGTTACATCGATCAAACCGGAGCAGGAGGTGGTATCGAAAACGACCTTCATTCCGGACGTCTTCAACTTTTCGGCCTATTACTTTGCGCTTTTCAATACCAATCTCGCCACTTGGTACATGAATTCGATCGTGACGTCGGTCACGGTCACGATCGTCGTGATCGTGATCAGCGTGATGTGCGCCTACGCGTTGTCGCAGATCGTCTTTCCGGGCCGCAAACTGCTCTACGGCATCATCCTCGCGAGCTTCATGGTGCCGTCGCAGGCTCTTGTGGTATCGCAGTTCGTGCTCATGCACCGGCTGGGCCTGATCAACACCTGGGGTGGCATCATCCTGCCGCAACTGATCGTTCCGGTGGTCGTCATAGTCTACAAGCAGTTCTTCGATTCCGTTCCAAAGGAACTGCGCGAAGCGGCAAAGCTCGACGGCTGCGGGGAATTCCAGATCCTCTTCAAGCTTTATCTGCCGCTGAACTGGGGAATTACCACGGCACTTGCGATCATTACCTACATCATGGCCTGGAACGCCTTCTTGTGGCCCTTCCTTGTCACGAGCTCGGAAGACATGATGACCGTTACCGTCGGCATTACCCAGATCAGCGATGCCTTCGGCGTCAAATATGCCCGTGACATGGCCGTCGCGATCCTCGCCGCCATGCCCGTCGCAGTTGCCTATCTGCTTTTCCAGAAGCGCGTCACACAGGCGCTGATGCTCTCTTCGGGCATCAAGGGGTAG
- a CDS encoding carbohydrate ABC transporter permease, whose translation MIAPFLTAYLVVFAYPVYKMFALSFTDAPLIGVGQWVGFGNYVKLFGQKLFYTSVWNTGYFVLLTVIPNTLIGLGLALMVVRLKGWLQSLILVLFFIPYILPVSVVTQIWQWVLDQQFGIAQYIIEFFTGKRISVFRDPVWAMPMVALVTVWWTNGFNLLLFIAGLRNIPQDYYEAAMLDGATRLQCFRRITWPLIWPVTALVLTLQLILQLKIFDQVYLMTEGGPFNSTYVLLQLVYREAFRLNHGGVGSAVAVMLFLIIVVVSVLQYQLLRVRGR comes from the coding sequence ATGATCGCCCCGTTTCTGACCGCCTATCTGGTCGTGTTTGCCTACCCGGTCTACAAGATGTTTGCCTTGAGCTTCACCGACGCGCCACTGATCGGCGTGGGGCAGTGGGTTGGCTTCGGCAACTATGTGAAGCTTTTCGGCCAGAAGCTCTTCTATACGTCCGTATGGAACACCGGCTATTTCGTCTTGTTGACCGTCATTCCGAATACGCTGATCGGCCTTGGTCTGGCGCTGATGGTCGTGCGGCTGAAGGGCTGGCTGCAGAGCCTGATACTCGTGCTTTTCTTCATTCCCTATATCCTGCCGGTTTCTGTCGTGACCCAGATATGGCAATGGGTGCTCGACCAGCAGTTCGGCATCGCGCAGTACATCATCGAATTCTTCACCGGCAAGCGCATCAGTGTTTTCCGAGATCCCGTCTGGGCCATGCCGATGGTGGCCCTCGTCACGGTCTGGTGGACGAACGGCTTCAACCTTTTGCTTTTCATCGCCGGCCTGCGCAATATTCCGCAGGATTATTATGAGGCTGCGATGCTCGACGGTGCGACGCGCCTCCAGTGCTTCCGCCGCATCACCTGGCCGCTGATCTGGCCGGTCACGGCGCTCGTTCTCACGCTCCAGCTCATCCTGCAGCTGAAGATCTTCGACCAGGTCTATCTGATGACCGAAGGCGGACCGTTCAATTCGACCTACGTGCTGCTGCAGCTCGTTTATCGCGAGGCCTTCCGCCTCAATCATGGTGGTGTCGGCTCGGCGGTCGCCGTGATGCTCTTCCTGATCATCGTCGTCGTTTCGGTGCTGCAATACCAGCTTCTGCGCGTAAGGGGGCGCTGA